A single Populus alba chromosome 7, ASM523922v2, whole genome shotgun sequence DNA region contains:
- the LOC118036242 gene encoding scarecrow-like protein 32, with protein sequence METELRGNSNTSISLQNPSLFNNPQSSLSGALKGCLGSLDGACIEKLLLHCASALEHNDGTLAQQVMWVLNNVASLVGDPNQRLTSWFLRALISRASKVCPTAMNFDGSSTIRRRNMSVTELAVYVDLIPWHRFGFCASNSAILKAIEGYSKVHILDFSITHCMQWPTLIDALAIRDVPFEFNVFDHDPSSFASSETMSQESSHDFHIESLLNHLTPTMLDLRDDEALVINCQNWLRYLSDEEKGNSVQDCSLRDAFLCTVKGFNPCIVVVVDEDSDLSAPSLSSRITTCFNFLWIPFDALETFLLKDSSQRIEYESDIGHKIENIISFEGAQRIERSESGIKLAQRMKNAGFSSVPFCVDTIGEVRSLLEEHASGWGMKREEDHMLVLTWKGHNSVFSTAWVPNGLQD encoded by the exons ATGGAAACTGAACTGAGAGGAAACAGTAATACCTCCATTTCTCTTCAAAACCCTAGTCTCTTCAACAACCCTCAAAGCTCTCTCTCCGGTGCACTTAAAGGGTGTCTTGGTAGCCTTGATGGAGCCTGTATAGAGAAGCTTCTACTTCATTGTGCTAGTGCCTTAGAACACAATGATGGGACTTTGGCTCAACAAGTGATGTGGGTGCTCAACAATGTTGCTTCTTTGGTTGGTGACCCTAACCAAAGGCTCACTTCTTGGTTTCTTAGGGCACTTATCTCCAGGGCATCCAAGGTTTGTCCTACCGCGATGAATTTTGATGGTAGCAGCACAATTCGGAGGAGGAACATGTCTGTCACCGAGCTTGCCGTGTACGTTGATCTTATCCCTTGGCACAGGTTTGGATTTTGTGCATCGAACAGTGCTATTTTGAAGGCAATTGAAGGTTACTCTAAAGTTCATATCTTAGATTTTAGCATCACTCATTGTATGCAGTGGCCTACTCTTATAGATGCTTTAGCTATAAG GGATGTTCCTTTTGAATTCAACGTGTTTGATCATGACCCATCTTCTTTTGCTTCAAGTGAAACTATGTCCCAAGAATCTTCTCATGACTTTCATATTGAGTCATTGTTGAATCACTTGACTCCTACAATGCTAGACCTTAGAGACGATGAGGCCTTGGTGATAAATTGCCAAAACTGGTTAAGATACTTGTCTGATGAGGAAAAGGGAAATAGTGTTCAAGATTGTTCCTTAAGAGACGCTTTCCTTTGTACAGTAAAAGGTTTCAATCCTTGTATTGTAGTTGTTGTCGATGAAGATTCTGATTTAAGTGCACCAAGCCTCTCCTCTAGGATTACCACTTGCTTCAATTTTCTATGGATACCATTCGATGCTTTGGAAACTTTCTTACTTAAAGATAGCAGCCAAAGGATTGAATATGAGTCTGATATTGGTCATAAAATCGAAAATATTATCAGTTTTGAAGGGGCTCAAAGGATAGAGAGGTCAGAATCTGGGATTAAATTAGCACAAAGGATGAAAAATGCAGGGTTTTCAAGCGTTCCATTCTGTGTAGACACAATTGGTGAAGTTAGATCCTTGCTAGAAGAGCATGCTAGTGGGTGGGgcatgaaaagagaagaagatcaTATGCTGGTGCTCACATGGAAGGGCCACAACTCAGTTTTTTCCACAGCTTGGGTTCCAAATGGTTTACAGGATTAA